The following DNA comes from Triplophysa dalaica isolate WHDGS20190420 chromosome 10, ASM1584641v1, whole genome shotgun sequence.
TTACCTGTATAGTTTATCTCCAGGCAGTGCTCAGATGCTTTATGGTCAGGTTGTTCATTGCACCAGTTGGTGTAGTCAAATGGAGATCCGTCAGCCCACAGCCATTGTTCTTCCTAAAGAATGAGAAGAGACAATAACATTAACGTAAAAACTGACAAATTAGTCTGTtaaaactgaaaactgtttgtAAATCAGAAATATTTACCACTTCACCTCCATGACCTCCAATCCAAACCTGTGCCTTAACAGTTACTAGACTCAGGAGAAACTCATTTTGTGCTTTACTGCGCACAGATGCAAGATTTGCATCAAGGAGTTGACAATTTTTCTAAAGAGAGATTTTTAAAGTCATTCCAAAATCAAACCGTTTTAGTTTAGATACAGAAATGAATTatacttgaaaaaaatataaaagtaccTCTGCTCCGACCCAGTCAACTCCCTGGGGGAAGAACTTGAAACATTCAACTCCAAAAGGTGTCCATCCAAATGAACAGTCTTCAGCTATACAGTTCATGAAATATAAGAGATTTACTCGCTGTAACACTGACATTAaagaaaggttttatttattaaagctctttcttttttctttctgtgattTATGCTTCAGACTGTAAAATCTCTTCTAATCATGAAAATATTGATTCATGTCACATATTTCCTGTTATCACATTAAGAGCACATCTGTCAGTCTGTCAGAATTTGTTCATACtttgtaattaaattaacaaataaatgtgtttgttaccTGCTGCATTCTCCACAGAAAAGACCAAGAAAAGAAGCACAAGACCTCTCATTACTGCCatgataaatctgaaaatgaataacaaaagTGACACATCTGGTCTCAAATGCAGACTATTTAAAAgttaatattaaagacaaaagCTACACAAGGTCAGTGGTTTAAACTCACCGCTTTTTGGATTCTTGCTTTCAGAACTTTAATGAGGATTGAGTGAAGCTGTATGAAGAATCCCACTTTTATACCTTTTTCTTCTTGACATGTAAACAACAGAGTAAAATGACGTGTTTTATAAGAATGTATGTTCTACAATACACTTACTTGGAATTTTGGGAGGTACTCATAGTGTTATAGATAGTTAGATACTGGAATTGATTGTCTATTATCATTGACTCAACACATATGCTAAGTTGCCTGTTATTATTTTGTAGCCAACTGTTTGTACAAGCATTTTAATGAGAGACATTAACAACATAACATGGGTTTTGTACAAGTAAACAACACATGGAAAAAAAGCTTTCCATGTTCTTCAAGTACAGCACATTCAGAGCTTttgatttttatgtattttcattttaacttGTAGGGCTAtatgcttttgataaaagtaaacaattaaaaggaaataagctcaatattaatgcttcgtatttaaattcaaataaatacacTGTACACTGTATGTCAGTGATGACATCTGCCAGTGTCGTGGCAAATTTGATCATCAAATGTTGAGAGAAATCACGAAGACCAAAGAGCCAAGTTTCAAAGGTTTCAATCTTTAATTTGCTCGAACAAGTCAAAGAGGGAcatacagagttcatctgaagatgcCCAACGAATACACATCTCATTTTTATACActgttttcaagttgttatcacagtttaaaccaatcatgttaACTTGACATCATCTTCCTCCAATCAGTTTTCATATGATATCACCTTTTCGTCATCCAGTCCCTCTGTGTTCATAGTTCtggcctaccatattaggatttaatggttgcgTACGCCCCTCAAAAACAggtgcctctttatcttgacactttcctgggggtttcggacgatatatgatttaaccatgtttctaTTAGCTCATGGTCTAGCGATAATGAGCTACCAAGTGTCCTTGGTTGTGATTTAATTGGACTTCCttacaaaagtgtgtggggagtACATTTTAGTGttcaaagatatttggtgtgtgtgcagatgttcaaatGTTCAAACTCATACAtcagctttgttaaaatgagctcactgtttagagcAACAAATcaaacttccttattaaaaatgatgtgtggTGTCCGTGCAACTAAGATAAGatgcttgttgttcatgcaggtgttcatgagCTCATTCTTATACATGATTcccaataaaaaatacatgaaacctataactaactaaatatattattttatgtaagaaaactcaacactataatagaaaaaccaccataccAGCTGGTCAGCACATCCTCTAAGCACATTGCCTGGAATGTTTGACTTGATTGGCTGTTACTATTGACATTACAAGATTAGTTTCtgtatacagtttgtacaagCATGTGGAAAGGTGCTGACCAGAAACCAAATAACTTATCCTTCACTCATTTCATGTATGCCATATAGTGATCTAAGATGACGTTATATagataattttaataaattgaagAGGAATGACATTGGATCTCATTTATCGATCTAACTTAGAAATGAGCGCAGATCCATGTGAAGAAATCGTTTAACAACAGGGTTTACGCGTGATTCATCAAACATTCGTTTGCCgccaaaatgaacaaatgatcGTTTGGGCtgcatgcatga
Coding sequences within:
- the LOC130430790 gene encoding type-2 ice-structuring protein-like; this encodes MAVMRGLVLLFLVFSVENAAAEDCSFGWTPFGVECFKFFPQGVDWVGAEKNCQLLDANLASVRSKAQNEFLLSLVTVKAQVWIGGHGGEVEEQWLWADGSPFDYTNWCNEQPDHKASEHCLEINYTDKRCWKDQTCTASYGYICARDRR